A genome region from Platichthys flesus chromosome 12, fPlaFle2.1, whole genome shotgun sequence includes the following:
- the memo1 gene encoding protein MEMO1, with protein MSNRAVCREASHAGTWYSASGSQLNAQLEGWLSQAESTIGPARAIIAPHAGYTYCGACAAHAYKQIDPSVTRRIFILGPSHHVALSRCALTPADIYRTPLYDMRIDRKVYADLWKTGLFERISLQTDEDEHSIEMHLPYTAKAMESHKDEFSIVPVLVGALSESKEQEYGKLLSKYLADPSNLFIISSDFCHWGQRFRYLYYDETQGEIHRSIEHLDKMGMGIIEQLDPVSFTNYLKKYRNTICGRHPIGVLLNAVAELRKNGLEMNLSFLNYAQSSECRNWDDSSVSYAAGALVVH; from the exons ATGTCCAACCGAGCGGTGTGCAGAGAAGCATCTCATGCGGGGACCTGGTACTCAGCTTCGG GATCTCAGCTGAATGCACAACTCGAGGGCTGGCTGTCCCAAGCAGAGTCCACCATTGGACCTGCTAGAGCCATCATAGCGCC CCATGCTGGATACACGTACTGTGGTGCTTGTGCGGCACATGCCTACAAGCAGATTGATCCCTCTGTTAC TCGTAGGATCTTCATCCTGGGACCTTCACACCATGTGGCCCTCTCCCGCTGTGCCCTGACACCTGCAGACATCTATAGAACTCCTCTTTATGACATGAGAATCGACCGGAAGG TTTACGCTGACCTCTGGAAAACTGGGTTGTTTGAACGGATCAGTTTGCAGACAGATGAAGATGAGCACAGTATTGAAATGCACTTGCCTTACACTGCTAAAGCCATGGAGAG CCACAAGGACGAGTTTAGCATTGTCCCTGTGCTTGTTGGCGCCCTGAGTGAATCTAAGGAACAGGAATATGGGAAGCTGCTCAGCAAGTATCTGGCAGACCCTTCCAACCTTTTCATCATCTCCTCCGACTTCTGCCACTGGG GTCAACGGTTCCGTTACCTATACTATGATGAAACTCAAGGGGAGATCCACAGGTCTATTGAGCATCTTGATAAAAtg GGAATGGGCATTATAGAGCAGTTGGATCCCGTGTCTTTCACCAACTACTTGAAGAAGTACCGCAACACCATCTGTGGGCGTCACCCAATTGGAGTGCTGCTAAAT GCGGTGGCTGAACTTAGGAAGAATGGTTTAGAAATGAACTTATCTTTCCTGAACTACGCCCAGTCGAGCGAGTGCAGGAACTGGGACGACAGCTCCGTGAGTTACGCTGCCGGGGCCCTCGTCGTTCATTGA